The Dioscorea cayenensis subsp. rotundata cultivar TDr96_F1 chromosome 19, TDr96_F1_v2_PseudoChromosome.rev07_lg8_w22 25.fasta, whole genome shotgun sequence genome includes a window with the following:
- the LOC120283749 gene encoding uncharacterized protein LOC120283749, with product MRRSADGWTHNMQSEMILCVHFIEQDNIKNIFDQRVKGPWFGNKFDIKCSCFFCYSLTANSNLRGAGSRLNSEEINAGDARHCILCFFFPLSSNYQLQEMALAKPSPSKLTRCTHRRCRRNRA from the exons ATGAG GCGCTCTGCTGATGGATGGACTCACAATATGCAATCTGAGATGATACTTTGTGTTCACTTTATAGAACAGGATAATATCAAAAACATTTTTGACCAGAGAG TTAAAGGACCATGGTTTGGGAACAAGTTTGACATCAAATGCAGCTGTTTCTTTTGCTACAGCTTGACTGCAAACTCTAATTTGAGGGGGGCTGGCAGCAG ATTAAACAGTGAAGAAATAAATGCTGGAGATGCCCGGCATTGCATTCTCtgctttttttttcccctttcctCCAATTATCAACTGCAGGAGATGGCATTAGCAAAACCTTCTCCG AGCAAGCTCACAAGGTGCACCCACAGAAGATGTAGAAGAAACAGAGCATAG
- the LOC120283747 gene encoding acidic leucine-rich nuclear phosphoprotein 32 family member B-like isoform X1 has product MEDAKAAVNGVEYDVESDDDEPREIVNVKVDDGDEDEEEQDGSGDDEGEEEEDGSDDDEDEEDSDDDDDEEAASDEEDLGTEYLIQPVGRAEDEEDASDFEPNNESDVDEDIDDEEEEEEANDDDAGRVEASSKRRRPSTDGAVRNGEDDDDERPSKR; this is encoded by the exons ATGGAGGATGCGAAGGCGGCGGTGAACGGCGTGGAATATGATGTTGAGAGTGATGATGACGAGCCGCGTGAGATTGTTAATGTCAAGGTTGATGATGGTGACGAGGATGAGGAGGAGCAAGATGGGAGTGGAGATGACGAGGGtgaggaggaagaagatggAAGTGACGAcgatgaggatgaagaagataGTGACGACGATGACGATGAGGAGGCAGCTTCTGACGAG GAGGATCTCGGAACTGAATATCTAATTCAACCAGTTGGCCGagctgaagatgaagaagatgcaaGTGACTTTGAGCCAAACAATGAGAGTGATGTGGATGAAGacattgatgatgaagaagaagaagaagaagctaatgatgatgatgctggcAGAGTTGAAGCCTCTTCCAAACGCAGAAGGCCGAGCACCGATGGTGCAGTTAGGAACggtgaggatgatgatgatgagaggCCTTCGAAACGGTAG
- the LOC120283747 gene encoding phosphopantothenoylcysteine decarboxylase subunit VHS3-like isoform X2, whose protein sequence is MEDAKAAVNGVEYDVESDDDEPREIVNVKVDDGDEDEEEQDGSGDDEGEEEEDGSDDDEDEEDSDDDDDEEAASDEVDKGQILYLLFLFVFGDASSLRVHFAESCRMELSPSDKPGIQFKATQSCYTNHTIVGIVFYLL, encoded by the exons ATGGAGGATGCGAAGGCGGCGGTGAACGGCGTGGAATATGATGTTGAGAGTGATGATGACGAGCCGCGTGAGATTGTTAATGTCAAGGTTGATGATGGTGACGAGGATGAGGAGGAGCAAGATGGGAGTGGAGATGACGAGGGtgaggaggaagaagatggAAGTGACGAcgatgaggatgaagaagataGTGACGACGATGACGATGAGGAGGCAGCTTCTGACGAGGTAG ATAAAGGTCAAATCTTATATCTGTTATTCCTGTTTGTTTTTGGTGATGCAAGCTCCCTCAGGGTTCATTTTGCCGAGTCATGTAGAATGGAATTGTCTCCATCCGACAAACCTGGTATTCAATTCAAGGCAACCCAGTCGTGTTACACGAATCATACTATTGTTGGGATTGTATTTTATCTACTATAA